From Methanobacterium petrolearium:
TGGTATATATCTGGGTTGTAGATAGGTTAGAATGGCCTAAAAGTTGTTGTATAGCGCGAATATCCACACCATTCTTTAACAGATGCGTGGCAAATGAATGGCGGAGAATGTGAGGAGTTACCTTCTTTTTTATACCTGCTACTCTGGCGTAATCCTTGATCATCATCTGCACATAACGAGGAGTTAAATGGTTGCTCTGACGATTGACGAAAATGTATTCACTATCACATGATCTTTCTTGGAGATATTCTTCCATCAGCGTTTTGGTAGCATCGTCAAACAGAACAATTCGATCTTTTTCTCCTTTCCCCCGAATACGGATGGTTCTTTCTTCTAGATCAACGTTGTTAGTCTGAAGGGTGACCAGTTCAGAAACCCTTAAACCTGAAGAGTATAGTAAAGCCAGTATCAATTTATTTCTAAGTTTTAAAGATTTGGATGTGGGAGAATCAGAGTCCACAGGATTGTAATTATCCAGAGCATTTATAAGATTTTTCACTTCATCCTCATTTAGGGATTTAGGAAGTGATTTGGTTCTTTTTGGGGTTTTGACCTCTTCAAGAACGTGGATCCCTCCAAATTCAAAGAACTTCTTAACAACCACGGTCACCAGGTAAATGTAGTTCTGGGAAACTTTTTTTTCACGCTTCAAATATCGTATATAACGTTTGAATCCTCTTAAAACTTGTTGTTCGTTGTTAAGTTCTTTTTCATTCTGTAGATGTTTGTAAAAATTGTTTATAATGGAACGATAGGTTTTGATGGTGTTACGGGAATAGTTGCGTATTTCCAGTTCAAAAAGATAGTCTTCAATCATTTCTGGAATATCAAAAACTTCCAAGAAGTTTGCTTCCGGAGGATAGTTAGAAGTGTTACCTACAAATCTTTTGATATCCGTAGGATCCCCACCAGATGATTTCCAGTTTCCGTTGGAATAAGGGTTCATGGTACCAATAATAAATTTTTGTTTAAACCGAATTCTAGGTTAATTATATAAGAATATTTCCTCTAGAATAATTAAATCTTTTCATTTTCCAACTTTATATTGGATAAATAGAATAATTTCAGTATAAAGACTTCAACAAAAGAATAAAAAAGTAATAGTTAAAAAAAAGATTTCTTAAAGGTAGCTGCGGTCCACATGGTCATTGGGAATGCCCTTACTACCTGAATGCATCTTCTGAGAACTGGATGTATCCTTCTCTATTGCCTGTTCAAAGGACTGATAACGTTCAAGTATCTGGTCTTCAATGGATATGGCGTTTTTAACAGCAAATTTTATATGACGAGCCTCAATTAATTCACTGCCTTCCATCACTGCCATATCTCCAGCCATACGAACCAAACCCCCCATGTCTCGAAGTCTTAATGTTAAAGAATCTTTTTGATCGTCTATTATGTGGGCTCTCTTTCTGGATTCATCCATAATCAGTTCAACAGCATTTAAGGTTGCATGTGGGATTTTACCATCCATTTCAATCTCCTGAGCTACGAATTGAGCCATTTTTGCCTGATTTTCCCCAGTATCTGGCATAGTGGTGCGCATCAAAATTTCATATCCTTCCCCCTGAATACGAGAACGCAACGGAGGTAATATATAATGAAGGTCTCGAATATTGCAGGCCCCTACAAATATAAAATCACAGGGCACATCCTCTACTTTCACCGAACTCCCAGCGCTTTGAGGATTTCTGCCAACAATGGGAAAGCATTTATCCTGCATTGCACTTAATATGTAGCGCTGCAGAGGTGCTATGTGTACGATTTCATCAATGAAGAGAACTCCTTCGTGGGCTTCATGGATTGCACCTGGAACAACTCTTTCATAGGGTTGTGTTCCCAGGTCAGGGTGTCCACCATATGGGTCATGCCTTACATCCCCCAGTAACTCGGTTTCACTGGCACCGGTAGCTTGGATGAAATTTTTCCGTTTTAAGGGAACAATAATGTTTTTGGGTTTTTCCTCAACCATCTCCCTTCTCTTCTCCAGAGCATGTTGGTCAAGTATCTTAATCTTGTCCCCATCAACCCGTTCATAAATCACCACTTCTTCGCGACCCTGATGCATTCTTGTGGTGGTGACTCTGTCCTGTGGAACATTTACAGGCTCATTATCCATTTCAAACATTCCTAAAAGATCACCTAAATGTTTTCTACGTGCATTTATATGAGAGTATTTGTCCGCTCCACACTTAGGGCATATGCTCTGATACGCACTACTATAACTTTCACAAGTAGGACATCGAAAACCTAAACGTTCTGCAACAAGTTCCGGAACTTCCTGGGGGGTGACAACATCCCCTTCAGCCCTTTGTAAATCCTCTATTTCACTTTCAATTTCCGATCTGTTTTTTACTTCCACAAAAGGTCTTTCAGGCCTTTCTGGGTTGTGGACAACGGTTATTTCCTCTTGTGGCTTACTCAGGTGAACCGATATGCCTTGTGCTATTAATGATTTTCCTATACCTGGAGGACCTACCAGGAGAAGATTCCTGCGTTGTTTAGCGGCTATTTTCACAAATCTTATAATGTCATCATGACCAATAACCCTTTCCAGGGGATCTTTAGGTATCAAGATATCTGCAGTGCTTTTAATATCTTTAAAAAACTCTTTTTTCATGTTTGCATACATGATATCCCTCAAATTTTGCATCCCCAAGTTCATTTTTGATTCCAATGAATTGAAGACTGAATAAATAGTATATTAATAACTTCATTACTGAAAATGAATGGTTAATAGCCATCCAGAAGTATAGTTTCTGGATTAGCTATTTTTTTGTGATTCTCTGAATAGTTTCAGAGTCATCTTTTTGAAAAAACCGTAGTTATCTGCCAGTGATTATTTTAAGTGGACTTGGTTTTTTGACAACTTCACTCATGCGCACTGCTACTATCTGTTTTATTCCCTTATCTTTGGCAATGTCAATGAGTCTCTGGCTGACCACACCATCAAATACCACTGCATAGGCTCCTTCATTTTGCAAAGCCTTCAGTTCATCGTATAGGGATTCTACTTTAACTTGTTTAAGTATGTTTAATGCATCATCGAGGATTTCTGCATTTCCGGAACCTTCAACATCTTTGAGTAGTCCTTTGAGTAACTTTATTTTATCTGGTGTTTTGTCTACTTGTTTTTTTTCTGGTTTATCCAGTTTTATTCCCATATCATGGTAGATCTGTTCTACGGGTATTTTATCTCTTAACGCCACCATAACTTCATCTTTGGTGAGATCTTCCACTTCTTTACCTCTAGGAGCTCGGGTTACGTAGTCCAGTTCTCCTACTTGAAGGAGTTCCTTGAGGATTAAGTCACCGCCACGATCTCCGTCTAAAAATGCGGTTACTGTTTTTTTCTTGGTAAGTTCTGCTACAGTTTTTGGGACGCTAACTCCTTCCACAGCTATGGCATTTTTAACACCATAACGCAGTAAGTTTAAAACATCGGCACGACCTTCCACAACCAGAATAGCATCAGATGATACTACATTGGGGCCTGAAGGAAGTTTATCATGCCCAAAATCAGTGATTTCGTGGATGCGCATGGCCTCTTTAACTTCTTCAATCATTTTGAGGCTTTCTGGGGTGACTTCTTCCATCATTCCCTTGTAAAGTTCCTTGGCTCGATCCACTACTTTCCTTCTTTTAACCGCTCTGACATCTTCTACTTTGTTAACTGATATGTACGCTTCACAGGGTCCAACTCGGTTAATGGTTTCTAGGGATGCTGCCAGTATGGCAGTTTCCACTCGATCCAGGCTGGATGGGATTACAATTTCCCCTTTGGATCTGCCAGCTTTTGAGTTGATGTTCACCTTGATCCGGCCGATTCTGCCGGTTTTTTGTAGTTCTCTTAAATCAAGATCATTACTTAAAAGTCCTTCTGTTTGTCCGAATATGGCACCTACCACGTCCGGTTTTTCAACGATTCCGTTAGCATTAATTTGAGCATGAATAAGATATTTAGTTGTACTGATTTCTTCTTTCGCTCCCATATTTGGGCCTCCATCAATGTATAGATACTACTGATAAAATGAGGCTATGTATCTTACAGCCTGAAGATCAGTATCTGGAAATACTATGAATGATAGTAATACCATTGCCCACCAGATGGGCTTTCTTCAAGTTCCAGCTGCTCCAGGTGCCGAGGGAGGCTCTCAATATCTTTAATAAAGCGACGAGTAATACCCATGATGGTTCTCCTGAAACGAATGTCCGGATGAGAACCAAGGCTTTGAATATCCTCTGAAAGTCTTTTGGCAAGTTGATTGCCCTTTCGATCAAAGTCAGTTAATATAATCACTCGTGATGATAATTGAGTTGCTATCTCTGCTATTTCGAAGAGTTTTAGTCCTGATCCAGAAACTTTTATGAAATTTCCATTTACCCCCAGCTCTTTTAAGGCCTTTTCATCCTTTTGGCCTTCAATCAGAAATGGGATTCCCTGTTCCCCACAGATCTTAAGCTCTTCGATTATATTGGACAACTTGATAAAACTCATGATAAGCCCTTTTGATGGTGCTAATAAGTATCTATAGATTAATATACACCATCTCCTATATAAAATTGAAGTAGATATCAATACTTCTTTCCCACTAAAATTGTTTAAACCCTGTTATATGCTCTAATAAAATTGATAATAATTTATTCCATAATTTGGAGAGTTTATAAAGTGTTATGATTCCTTTAAATATATTTAATTTATGTTACAGTGCCCAGTGTTGGCATAAAGTTTTATAATATCCCCAATAAAGAATTTATATTGGTAATTATTACATGTAATGTACAATAAAAAAAAATTGATGATAAATTAATTGGAGGGCCTAAAATTGGCAAAAGGTCTTATAAGAATAGTTCTAGACATATTAAAACCACATGACCCCACTTTACCTCATTTCGCTAAATTTTTAAGTGAAGTCAGTGGAGTGGAAGGTGTAAATATAACTTTAATGGAAATTGACAAAGAAACTGAAAATATTAAGGTTACCATGCAAGGTAACGATTTGGACTTTGAAGAAATTACTAAAGCCATTGAACAGTATGGTGGTTCCATTCACAGTGTGGATGAGGTTGTTGCTGGTAGAACCATGGTTGAAGAAGTAACCACACCACAGGATTGATTTCTTAAATTAAAAATAGGATGTTTTTTATGGCTAAAAAGATTGAAATATCTCCAGAATCTGTTTTAGAAAAATTTTCAACCCCCAAAAAAGAAGATCACTTTCCCCACCTCGATCTTCCTACATCACAGATCTCCGATGCTCTAAAAAGTATCACCTGTGAAAATGGAGTTATCCACGGGATAAAACCAGTGAAAAATAATATTAAGGTGATGGGAAGAGCAGTTACAGTTAAAACCGATCCCGAAGATTGGGGAACTGCTCTTAAAGGCATTGATGCTGCTCAAGAAGGAGATGTACTTTTTATTGATGCCGAAAATGGTTACGATGCAGTTTGGGGTGAATTAACCTCTAGTTCCTCCCAAGAAAAAGGTATTGCTGGTACGGTAGTTTATGGTGCTGTGCGAGATGTGGAAGCCGTCCGAAATCTTAACTATCCTGTTTACTCCTGTCGTATAGTTCCCTGTGCAGGTGAACCTAAAGGAGAAGGTGAAATTAACATTCCTCTAGAATGTGAAGGAGTAAAGGTTAAACCAGGGGATTGGATCATTGGAGATGACTGTGGAGTAGTTGTGGTCCCAGCTAAATGCTTTAAAGAAGTAATTGAAGCTGCTTCTAATATAAAAGACAAAGAAACACGTATAATTCGCCGTTTAAAAGATGGATGGTCTTTATCTGAAATTCTGGGAATTAAATAAAAATTTAAAGGCTAAAAAAATCCATATATACTACAAGAAACCATCTCAATCTTTTGAAATGTATTAATTAAATCAGGGTTACAATTAACATCAACATCCCTCATCTCTTGTGATAAAAACAGCATCACCATCAACAAGTTTACTTCAAATAAATTTAATAAACAAATTTTCAAGGCATTTTATATTAACAGGATCGTTTCATCCAGAAATCAGATTTTTAGAGGTGCTTAATGGAAGACACTTACGCACTTATCCGGGAACATAAATGGAAAATCATCATTTCATTTGCCGTGGCTGCATTCGTCATATTTGCCATTACATTCATCATAGGATTAAATGATGTGGTGGATGCCTTAGAAAGGGCTAGTTTAGAATTAATCCTTTTAAATTTCGTGTTAGAAGCTGCTATAATTCTAATCTGGGCTTTAAGGTGGAAATATATTTTAGAAGTGGTGGATAAGTCTCCCAAGTACACTACTGTGTTAACTATGCTCTTTGCTAGTTTATTTGGGAACAATGTAACTCCAGGTTCTGCAGGTGGTGAACCTTTACGTGCTTATATTTTAAGAGAAGTGGAAGGAACACCCTTTGAGATAGGTTTTGCTTCTGCTACATCTGATCGAGTATTTGAATTCTTTCCTTTTGTTTTAATATCCATTATCGCTGCACTGTTCGTTCTTAGCTGGGAACTTCCCACACTTACCCGGATAATCGTGGTGATAATGATCGTATTTACCATTATAATGTTTACTATAATGATATATGCTGGTCTTAGAAGAGAGATAGCACAGAAGCTAATTATTTCAATAGCCAAGCCCATCTACCCTACCTTCGCCCGTTTTAGCAAAAATAATATTTCTTTTAGGGAAGTAAGTGAAAAACTTATTTTTTATGTTAACCGATTTTCAGATGGTTTTGTCACCTCATTACAGAACCGAAAAGTCTTTATTTTTTGTTTTTTCCTTTCGTTTGCCATGTGGGGTTTAGACATGACCCGAATGTATGTTTGTTTTAGTTCACTAGGGACATATCCACCATTTCTTCCTTTGGTGATTATTTACACCATTGGAATTTTCATATCTTTCCTTCCCCTTCTCCCAGGAGCATGGGGGATACGTGAAGCTACGCTGATTGGTCTTTTTGCTGTTATTGGAATATCAGCCGATATAGTGATGGCTGCAAGTATCATCGACCGTTTGGCCAGTTACATAGCTCCCACCATAATTGGTGCTGTGGCAGCACTCTATTACGGGCGAAAGGTAAAAAATATGGATTCAAAGACCAATGAAACCAACATGAAAACGGGTTAGGCATATTAAGACCTATTGTGAGGAACACTGGAAGACTTTTAGTGATCTGGAATTTAAAACTATCGAAATATTTATATACTAGTTCAACGAAAACAGTAGTATATAAAATTTTCGGTTTTAGTGCATGAAGGAACTTGGAAAAATACTGCATCTGTCTAACCGAGGTCGAATTATACTCCGATCACGTCAAACACCCGCCTTGGGACTGTCTGTTTTTAACTCTCACCACCAGAAAGTGGGGTTCGTTCACGATGTTTTTGGACCTACCAAAGATCCCTACATCTCAGTAAAAATTCGTGCATCAAATTCTAAAAAACTTGAAAACCGAGTTGGAGAGACTCTTTATGTACCTAAACAATCCAAGAAGAAATGGGGGCGACGGAAACGAAACAAGAATTAATTGAAAAAAATCCCGAAATTGCTAAAGAAAAGACAGAAGTTTCGGGAAAAGAACAGATGAAACAGGATATGTCCGAAATTGAAAAAATCGAGACAAAATGTCCTGAATGTCAATCTGAAAAACTTATAAACGATCATGAACGTGGCGAAATTGTCTGCGGTTCCTGTGGTCTGGTTATTGACGATAACCTAGTGGATATGGGGCCAGAATGGAGGGCCTTTGACCATGAACAGCGTGATAAGAGAACCAGAGTAGGTGCACCCATAACCTACACCATCCACGACAAAGGTCTTTCCACCATGATCGACTGGAGAAACAAGGATATCTACGGAAGAGATATTCCCGCCAGGAACAGAGCCCAGTGGTACCGTCTCCGAAAATGGCAGAGAAAAATCAGGATCTCAGGCGCCACCGAACGTAATTTAGCCTTTGCACTCTCTGAACTTGACCGTGATTCCTCACGATTAGGACTTCCCAGAAGCGTCAGAGAAGCAGCATCAGTGGTTTACCGTAACGCCGTGGAAAACAAGTTAATCAGAGGAAGAAGCATTGAGGGAGTCGTAGCAGCATCCCTATACGCTGCCTGCAGAAGATGTAACGTACCCAGAACTCTGGATGAAATTGCAGAAGTTTCAAGAGTAAGTAAGAAAGAAGTAGGGAGAACTTACCGTTTCCTGACAAGGGAACTAAACATCAAACTACCACCTACCAGCCCAGTTGACTATGTGCCCCGTTTTGCCAGTGAACTAAACCTCTCAGGAGAAGTTCAGTCCAAAGCCATAGAAATCATAGAAAAAGCCATGGAAAAAGGTTTAACCTCTGGTAGAGGACCCACAGGAGTAGCTGCCGCTGCACTGTACATAGCCTCAGTATTACTCGGTGAGAGGAAAACCCAACGCGATGTAGCTGATATAGCCGGAGTTACTGAAGTTACTATTCGTAACCGATACAAAGAACTCACAGAACAGCTGGATATGGGAGTTACACTTTAGCAACATATTGCTCGAATAATTGTGAAACATAGCCTACTATCTTTCACATTTTTCTAATTTTCCAGTTAAAATAACACCATACATAAACAGGAACTTAGCTAACTGTGAATTCGTGGACAGTGACTCACATTCAATTTGTGAATGATCTTTTAATCAATAAAATAGGAGAAAAATAGAATGTCTGTAGATTTTTATAAAAAAATAATGGAAATATCAAAGGTAATGGAAGAAAAAGGTGATGGAATTAGCTATATCCGGAATAAAAGTGACAATTACACCATTGGAACCAAAAAATACAGTGAAGAAATAGCTAAATATTTGGATGAACACGTTGAATCATGGGAAGGTAGTGAAGCCCAGATAACCAAAAAGAAAGGTAAAAATAAACAGTTAAATGGTAAAAAAGTTGGTTACCTTTGGAAAATTCCTATAACTGAAGGTAAATAATTATCTACCTTTTTATAATTTCTTTAACCCGTCCAACTTGCCCATCTTCTAATCGAACCTTTATTCCGTGAGGGTGAACAGAAGAATGTGTGAGTATATCCTTAACAATACCCTTAGTTCTTTTTCCTGTGCGTTGATCTTTTTTAAGAACAATCAAAACCTTATATCCCTTTTTAATATCTTTTTTATTCTTTCCATCCATTTAATTCCTCTCTTAATTTTCATATAACATTTATAAACTAATACGTATACTACAATTTATTCATAGATTAAACTTCTTTTAATTGCCTCTTAAGCAATTCATGTAATTTTTCAGCACCTACAATCTCTTCAGAACCCATGTTCCATTCAGAAGGGTGTAAGATGAATGGTTGGGTTTGTTCACCACCTAACCCACCATGACTGCCCACCAGTTCCTCAAAGGCTGCCACTTCGTTGGTTACAGGATCATAGAAACTGTTAACCAGAATATCAGGAACATGTTTGAAAGTGTCAGTGCGTGAAAGGTGTTCACGTGCTCTTGGTCCGAACGGAGTTAATGGATCGTCTCCTTCAATGGTTCCATCTTTAAGATAACATATTCCTTCCCTTCCCATGGCCATAGGACCGTACTTCTCTGAATGGACCATTACAAAACCTATCCCATCGTGTTGCACCAAACCTGGAATTAAATCCGGATAAATGGCCTTTATCTGTTCAAAGGTAAGTCTTTTCACATACTCAGTGAGGTAAATCAATCCCAGATTTCCTGAAGCAAGGACTA
This genomic window contains:
- a CDS encoding YwbE family protein, encoding MDGKNKKDIKKGYKVLIVLKKDQRTGKRTKGIVKDILTHSSVHPHGIKVRLEDGQVGRVKEIIKR
- a CDS encoding DUF211 domain-containing protein, which translates into the protein MAKGLIRIVLDILKPHDPTLPHFAKFLSEVSGVEGVNITLMEIDKETENIKVTMQGNDLDFEEITKAIEQYGGSIHSVDEVVAGRTMVEEVTTPQD
- a CDS encoding UPF0104 family protein translates to MEDTYALIREHKWKIIISFAVAAFVIFAITFIIGLNDVVDALERASLELILLNFVLEAAIILIWALRWKYILEVVDKSPKYTTVLTMLFASLFGNNVTPGSAGGEPLRAYILREVEGTPFEIGFASATSDRVFEFFPFVLISIIAALFVLSWELPTLTRIIVVIMIVFTIIMFTIMIYAGLRREIAQKLIISIAKPIYPTFARFSKNNISFREVSEKLIFYVNRFSDGFVTSLQNRKVFIFCFFLSFAMWGLDMTRMYVCFSSLGTYPPFLPLVIIYTIGIFISFLPLLPGAWGIREATLIGLFAVIGISADIVMAASIIDRLASYIAPTIIGAVAALYYGRKVKNMDSKTNETNMKTG
- a CDS encoding transcription initiation factor IIB, with amino-acid sequence MKQDMSEIEKIETKCPECQSEKLINDHERGEIVCGSCGLVIDDNLVDMGPEWRAFDHEQRDKRTRVGAPITYTIHDKGLSTMIDWRNKDIYGRDIPARNRAQWYRLRKWQRKIRISGATERNLAFALSELDRDSSRLGLPRSVREAASVVYRNAVENKLIRGRSIEGVVAASLYAACRRCNVPRTLDEIAEVSRVSKKEVGRTYRFLTRELNIKLPPTSPVDYVPRFASELNLSGEVQSKAIEIIEKAMEKGLTSGRGPTGVAAAALYIASVLLGERKTQRDVADIAGVTEVTIRNRYKELTEQLDMGVTL
- a CDS encoding toprim domain-containing protein, translating into MSFIKLSNIIEELKICGEQGIPFLIEGQKDEKALKELGVNGNFIKVSGSGLKLFEIAEIATQLSSRVIILTDFDRKGNQLAKRLSEDIQSLGSHPDIRFRRTIMGITRRFIKDIESLPRHLEQLELEESPSGGQWYYYHS
- a CDS encoding ATP-binding protein → MYANMKKEFFKDIKSTADILIPKDPLERVIGHDDIIRFVKIAAKQRRNLLLVGPPGIGKSLIAQGISVHLSKPQEEITVVHNPERPERPFVEVKNRSEIESEIEDLQRAEGDVVTPQEVPELVAERLGFRCPTCESYSSAYQSICPKCGADKYSHINARRKHLGDLLGMFEMDNEPVNVPQDRVTTTRMHQGREEVVIYERVDGDKIKILDQHALEKRREMVEEKPKNIIVPLKRKNFIQATGASETELLGDVRHDPYGGHPDLGTQPYERVVPGAIHEAHEGVLFIDEIVHIAPLQRYILSAMQDKCFPIVGRNPQSAGSSVKVEDVPCDFIFVGACNIRDLHYILPPLRSRIQGEGYEILMRTTMPDTGENQAKMAQFVAQEIEMDGKIPHATLNAVELIMDESRKRAHIIDDQKDSLTLRLRDMGGLVRMAGDMAVMEGSELIEARHIKFAVKNAISIEDQILERYQSFEQAIEKDTSSSQKMHSGSKGIPNDHVDRSYL
- a CDS encoding RraA family protein; translation: MAKKIEISPESVLEKFSTPKKEDHFPHLDLPTSQISDALKSITCENGVIHGIKPVKNNIKVMGRAVTVKTDPEDWGTALKGIDAAQEGDVLFIDAENGYDAVWGELTSSSSQEKGIAGTVVYGAVRDVEAVRNLNYPVYSCRIVPCAGEPKGEGEINIPLECEGVKVKPGDWIIGDDCGVVVVPAKCFKEVIEAASNIKDKETRIIRRLKDGWSLSEILGIK
- the dnaG gene encoding DNA primase DnaG, with protein sequence MGAKEEISTTKYLIHAQINANGIVEKPDVVGAIFGQTEGLLSNDLDLRELQKTGRIGRIKVNINSKAGRSKGEIVIPSSLDRVETAILAASLETINRVGPCEAYISVNKVEDVRAVKRRKVVDRAKELYKGMMEEVTPESLKMIEEVKEAMRIHEITDFGHDKLPSGPNVVSSDAILVVEGRADVLNLLRYGVKNAIAVEGVSVPKTVAELTKKKTVTAFLDGDRGGDLILKELLQVGELDYVTRAPRGKEVEDLTKDEVMVALRDKIPVEQIYHDMGIKLDKPEKKQVDKTPDKIKLLKGLLKDVEGSGNAEILDDALNILKQVKVESLYDELKALQNEGAYAVVFDGVVSQRLIDIAKDKGIKQIVAVRMSEVVKKPSPLKIITGR
- the xerA gene encoding site-specific tyrosine recombinase/integron integrase, which translates into the protein MNPYSNGNWKSSGGDPTDIKRFVGNTSNYPPEANFLEVFDIPEMIEDYLFELEIRNYSRNTIKTYRSIINNFYKHLQNEKELNNEQQVLRGFKRYIRYLKREKKVSQNYIYLVTVVVKKFFEFGGIHVLEEVKTPKRTKSLPKSLNEDEVKNLINALDNYNPVDSDSPTSKSLKLRNKLILALLYSSGLRVSELVTLQTNNVDLEERTIRIRGKGEKDRIVLFDDATKTLMEEYLQERSCDSEYIFVNRQSNHLTPRYVQMMIKDYARVAGIKKKVTPHILRHSFATHLLKNGVDIRAIQQLLGHSNLSTTQIYTSVDMKTLKNVYDRAKLL
- a CDS encoding H/ACA ribonucleoprotein complex subunit GAR1, encoding MKELGKILHLSNRGRIILRSRQTPALGLSVFNSHHQKVGFVHDVFGPTKDPYISVKIRASNSKKLENRVGETLYVPKQSKKKWGRRKRNKN